The sequence below is a genomic window from Nakaseomyces glabratus chromosome F, complete sequence.
AACAGGTTTATGAACAGAATACAATTATAGAAGTTTATTCAATTGCATGTTGAATTTAGGCTTGAAATTACGTAAACCTGCTCCCTTTTCCCTTAATGTAGTCCAAGAGAACACGCTGTTTAGTATAGAAGCCTTATCTTTCCCCTCCCTCTACCACTGCCTCTTATAATTTTTACAAAGCAATATGACGTCTGGCAGTGAAAGAACATGTAGAACACAAAGGCAAGAGAATGCCACTCAGTGCAAaactcatcgcaaattGGATCAAAACAAATCCCCACGTATTGTCTGTGCTTCCCCCTGTTGTGAGTAACGAAAAGAAATGATTCGCatcaaaacaaacaaaaatccCACTCTTCAATAGCCCTTTCTCACAATGAATCCCAACCCTCATCTCATcttttacaaatatataaattatattCCTTTCCCCAGGAGACAAACAACTTTCTGTAATTAGGAGAATAGTTCTCTACtcttaaaagaaaaaagaggTTTCTTTGGCGACTAACAGCTATAGCTTCTGTGAAAAAGCAAATACAAACACAGCATAGGAAATACATCCGCTTGAAATGAAACTTTCTGCTGCTCTGCTGCTGCTGGCTGCTGGCCAAACTGTGAACGCTTTGCTACCCATCCACATCAAGGATTACAGGTTCATCAAGCCTGCTTCTCCAAACAGTACCGAGAGTGAGAACGAAGTGTTCTATGTGAAAGGTATTGACTACCAGCCTGGTGGTTCGTCTGGCTATGACCCTGACAGCGACTCTGATGTGCTTTCTGACCCTGAACAATGTGCTCGTGATGCGTTTGTGTTCCAACAGCTTGGTATTAACACTATCAGAGTTTACACCTTGAACCCAGATATCAACCACGACAAATGTATGACCATCCTGAACAATGCTGGTATCTATGTGATTCTGGATGTGAACGGTCCTCACTATGGTGAGAATCTGAACCGTGCTGACCCGGTCGGAACCTACAACGCCTGGTACATGTCCAGAGTGTTCAGGTTCATTGATGCTTTCAAGAACTATCCAAATGTCTTAGGTTTCTTTGCCGGTAATGAGATCATCAACGATGAATCCAACTACGCTGAAATCGACCCTCAATTCATCCGTGCTATTCAAAGAGACATGAAGGAGTACATTGCCAAGCACTCCAACAGAACTATCCCTGTGGGTTACTCTGCTGCTGACAACGTCGACTTGAGATTGCCTACTTTGAACTACTTGCAGTGTAATTCTCTAACTGGTGGCAATATCACCAAAACGATGCAGGAATCCAGATCCGACTTCTTTGGGTTAAACACTTACGAGTGGTGCTCCGGTTCTTCCGACTGGAAGTCTTCCGGTTTTGACAAACTGAACTCAAGTTTCTCAGATGCAGTTATCCCAGTCATCTTCTCTGAGTACGGTTGTAACAAGAACAAACCTAGAACCTTTGATGAAGTTTCCGAAGGTCTGTATGGTGGTCTCAAGGCTGTATTCTCTGGTGGTTTGGTGTACGAATACTCCGAAGAAGCCAACGAGTATGGTTTAGTTACCATTGACCCTGAAGATGGTTCCATTACTTTTAAGGAGGATTTcgaaaacttgaagaaccAACTAAAGAACTCAAGCTTACCAACTATCAAGGAAAAGGATGTTCCAAAGAGTGAAATCTTCAAATGTAATGCCTCATTGATTACATCGGAGTTTTCTGATTTTGGTGTTAAGAACTTCAGTATTCCAGAACAATCTAAGGATACCGCTTACGTTATCAAATGGGGTGCTAACGGTACTGAAGGTCAGATCTTGAAGAACTACACTGCAC
It includes:
- the GAS3 gene encoding putative 1,3-beta-glucanosyltransferase (CAGL0F03883g~Putative glycoside hydrolase of the Gas/Phr family; predicted GPI-anchor), translated to MKLSAALLLLAAGQTVNALLPIHIKDYRFIKPASPNSTESENEVFYVKGIDYQPGGSSGYDPDSDSDVLSDPEQCARDAFVFQQLGINTIRVYTLNPDINHDKCMTILNNAGIYVILDVNGPHYGENLNRADPVGTYNAWYMSRVFRFIDAFKNYPNVLGFFAGNEIINDESNYAEIDPQFIRAIQRDMKEYIAKHSNRTIPVGYSAADNVDLRLPTLNYLQCNSLTGGNITKTMQESRSDFFGLNTYEWCSGSSDWKSSGFDKLNSSFSDAVIPVIFSEYGCNKNKPRTFDEVSEGLYGGLKAVFSGGLVYEYSEEANEYGLVTIDPEDGSITFKEDFENLKNQLKNSSLPTIKEKDVPKSEIFKCNASLITSEFSDFGVKNFSIPEQSKDTAYVIKWGANGTEGQILKNYTAPTTFKYEIKNVDGSVIPATITYPSSNLINELQTSSTMSVSSTSSASVTSSAKSSSVSSSTKKGKSSKSKASKSTSSGNKKARNGAEMISTPGFGTGFAAAVAAAVAALL